In Acinetobacter sp. WCHAc010034, a genomic segment contains:
- the glnL gene encoding nitrogen regulation protein NR(II): MDHPMTIDYRLLVDNLTTAILLVDSDLNIFYLNSACEALFDISLLRASGMPVLNLLHMPDDEFNTEEALKNTLLSGQHYTRREATINVNFKDIHVDYTASQLNSGKPYHPLLLIELNQIDRMLKISKEENLIQQHQVARQLIRGVAHEIKNPLGGIRGATQLLARSLNDPQYAEFTDIIISEVDRLRNLADTMLGSRQLPSYEPVNVHEPLERVRALIVNQTKKKIKITRDYDLSLPDVMADRDQLIQVMLNISVNAVQAMTENKEFFAEHQPELILRTRIQRLVTINGVLKRSAVRIDIEDNGPGVPEEILESVFYPLVTGRAKGTGLGLSIAQNIMHQHNGMIVCQSVPGKTVFSLYLPWESDHAAK; the protein is encoded by the coding sequence ATGGATCATCCTATGACTATCGATTACCGCCTACTGGTTGACAATTTAACCACCGCCATTTTACTGGTCGATAGTGATTTGAATATTTTTTACCTTAACTCCGCCTGTGAAGCCCTGTTTGACATCAGCCTGCTCCGCGCCTCCGGCATGCCGGTTTTAAACCTGCTGCATATGCCGGATGACGAATTCAACACCGAAGAAGCGCTGAAAAACACCCTGCTTTCCGGACAGCACTACACGCGCCGCGAAGCCACAATCAATGTCAACTTTAAAGACATCCATGTCGATTACACCGCCTCGCAGCTGAATTCAGGCAAGCCCTACCACCCGCTGCTGCTGATTGAGCTGAATCAGATTGACCGCATGCTGAAAATCTCCAAAGAAGAAAACCTGATTCAGCAGCATCAAGTGGCGCGCCAGCTGATCCGCGGCGTTGCGCATGAAATCAAGAATCCGCTCGGCGGCATCCGCGGCGCCACGCAACTGCTCGCGCGAAGTTTGAATGATCCACAATATGCAGAATTTACCGACATTATCATCAGCGAAGTCGACCGCCTGCGAAATTTAGCCGATACCATGCTCGGCTCACGCCAGCTGCCGAGCTATGAGCCGGTCAATGTGCATGAGCCGCTGGAACGCGTCCGCGCGCTGATTGTCAATCAAACCAAAAAGAAAATTAAAATTACCCGCGACTACGACCTGTCGCTGCCCGACGTCATGGCCGACCGCGACCAGCTGATTCAGGTCATGCTGAACATCAGCGTCAACGCCGTGCAGGCCATGACTGAAAACAAGGAATTCTTCGCCGAGCATCAGCCGGAACTGATTCTCAGAACCCGCATTCAGCGCCTGGTCACCATTAATGGCGTGCTGAAGCGTTCTGCCGTCCGTATTGACATAGAAGACAACGGTCCCGGCGTGCCGGAAGAAATTCTTGAATCGGTGTTCTATCCGCTGGTAACGGGCCGCGCCAAAGGCACCGGCTTAGGATTAAGCATTGCGCAAAATATTATGCATCAGCATAACGGAATGATTGTATGCCAGTCAGTTCCTGGAAAAACAGTATTCAGCTTATATTTACCTTGGGAGTCCGACCATGCCGCGAAATAA